TGCTTCTATTCAAAAGTTCTATTTAACAGGGTTCTTTCTAGGAGAAGTAAAGGATGGTGCTATGTACTTCCATAAGGATACCGCAGTTAGGTTCGATGATGTCAAAGGAGTCTTAAATGATATCTATTCTCGCAGTCAGCTATGGTTTTTAGACAACTACCGAAATGAAGAAATGAAATGGAAGGACTTGATTAGCCTGATCAAGTTTGTTTCCTTGAAAGGGGATGAGGTTGAACAACAACTCATAAAGGAATGGTCTACGAAAAGAAAGTTTGAAGGAAATTATGATCCCGAAGCCTTTGTCACGCGAGGGCAGCTTGCAGTTGTTACGGATCTTTATTCCGCGTCCTATGCAAAGGCAATCAGCGTGGATGGGCAGTTTAAAAAATAGCAGTTGCTAAATGATTATATACAATAAAAGCTTGTTCGAATGAACAAGCTTTTATTGTTGAATTTTAATGAGTCAGGCCTATTTGAAAGCAAACACATTACCTAGTTTATCAGTTCCGGTATATGTACAACCTTGATCGATCAACTCTCCCGTTCCGATATTGATTACCATCCCATGGACAGCTAAATCATCACGCTCTTTCCATGCATTTTGAATAATCGATGTACTGCATAAATTAAAAACCTGCTCTTTTACATTTAATTCGACCAAACGATCAGCTTTTTGTTCTTTATCTTCGATAGCATCAATTTCTTCAGCATGTAGGCGGTAAACATCTTTGATATGGCATAACCAGTTGTCGATAATACCGTATTGCGTAGAGCTTAAAGAAGCAGCTACACCTCCACAACCATAGTGTCCAGCCACGATAACATGTTTTACCTTTAAAACATTCACTGCATAGTCAAGTACAGAAAGCATACTCATATCCGAGTGAACACACATGTTGGCAATATTGCGATGTACAAATACTTCTCCTGGTTTCTTACCGGTCAATTCGTTCGCAGGAACACGGCTATCAGCGCATCCGATCCATAATACTTCCGGACTTTGGCCTTTTGCTAATTGTTGAAATCTGCCCGTTTCGTCGTTTTTCACGAACTCAACCCACTCTTTGTTACCCTCTTTAATGTTGTTGAAACCAGTTTCTAATACTTTATTTTCCATGTTTTTTGTCAATATGATTTAATGGCAACCCTGAAAAGGGTTGCACAAGTTTCAGAATTTCTTTGAATTAATTAAACTACTTTTTGAAGTTTTTGTTTTTTTAAGCGAAAATTACCATTGAAGGACTTCTTCTTGTAATTCACATCGTTCAGCTCAATTTCCAAGCCTTTGCTCAATGCATTTTGTTCGAAATCCTTGATTACGTCAATAACATCCTTGTCAATAAATTTACTTTTCTGACCATCGATGACCACCGACTTAACACCCTTTGGTAAGTTGTATAGCTTCTGTTGGATAGGCGCTTTGTTTAAGAATGTCACTTCTTCAGCAAGCGTTAGAACCGCAGTATCTGTATCTTCTTTCTGAACGATGTTGAACTGATATGCATTCGTCATGTTCGCTTTCAAGATATAGAAGGTTGCTACCACGATACCAATACCTACTCCAGTTAACAAATCGGTAAATACTACCGCTGCAACTGTGACGAAGAAAGGAATAAATTGATCCAATCCTTTTTTGTAGATCTGTTTGAATAAAGCTGGCTTCGCCAATTTAAAACCTGTGTGCAATAAGATTGCAGCTAAACCAGCCAATGGAATCAAATTAATGATAGATGGAATAGCTAAGAGAGCTACTAATAACCATAAACCATGTAGGATAGCCGACTGTCTAGTACGTCCACCAGAGTTTGCATTCGCCGAAGATCTTACGATAACCGAAGTCATTGGTAAACCACCTAATAAACCACTCGTCATATTTCCTATACCCTGTGCTACTAACTCTCTGTTTGTAGGAGAGTTACGCTTGAATGGGTCGATCTTATCAACCGCTTCAATACTCAAAAGCGTCTCTAAACTCGCGATAATGGCGATAGTAAATGCAACTACCCATACCTCTTGATTAACAATCTGCGTGAAGTCAGGGAAGATAAATAAGCCCTTGAACTCTGCAAATGAAGATACTACAGGAATGGACACAAAGTGATCTGGATTCAATGCGAAAGAAGTTCCTTGAAATGCAAATCCTAATCCAACGCCTAGAATCACAACGATTAGAGGAGCAGGGATTTTGTTCAGCTTCTTAATATTCGGCCAGAAAATTAATACAGCTAGTGATAATAAACAGATGATTGTTGCTCCCCAGTTTACACTAGAAAATATTGTGTTTGTGAAAGCAGCAATACCGCCGCCATCTTCCACTTCGAATGCATGTGTTTCGGTCATACCAAAAGCTAATGGAATTTGCTTAAGGATAATCGTAATACCGATAGCAGCCAGCATCCCCAGAATAACTGAAGAAGGGAAATAGTTACCAATCATACCGGCTTTGATGACACCTAATACCAATTGGATAACGCCCGCCAGCATAACAGCTAGTAAGAATGTTTGATAAGCACCTAGTTGGGTGATCGCACCTAATACAATAACGGTTAATCCTGCCGCAGGGCCACTAACACTTAGTGCCGACCCGGAGATCGATGCGACAACTATACCACCAATGATTCCCGTTAAAACACCTGCAAAAAGAGGCGCTCCAGAAGCCATGGCAATTCCTAAACAGAGTGGCAATGCCACTAAAAATACTACAATACTTGCGGGGAAGTCATATTTTAAGTCTCTTTTCGATAATTTGAGAAAAGCAGACAAACGTGTTCCTAACATAATAAAAATAACTTTTTAAAATTCAACATTTAACGATGTAATAATCGCCAGTACAGCCATTAAGACCTAGCAAAGTAGCATCAGAAAGGCGATTTAAAATAAAATGGATGTTGAATTACGCGTTAGGAGGCGGTGTAGGAACGCGTGGATGAAAGGCACAGATCGTCCTTTCATTTTTAAGGTAATGTTTCGTGCGTCCAGTGTTTTCTACCGTTGGATTGAAGCTAAGGAAATCCATAGCATCAGGTTTGAAAATCTTGATACTGTGCTCATGCAAATCTTCGTTGTTACTGTTATTGCCTTTCGCCGTGTTCTCAATTTCTAATTGCATCACGACTTGCAAAACAGTTCCTCGGTCTAAGACGTCCACAAAAATAGGCGTCATGCTAATCAGCATCTTCGTGAAGAAGATGAAGAAGCATAATTTCGCTGCTATTATGCGCTGTGTTTTAGAAAAGAAATGAGTCTCTGCAATCATAAACTTCACAAAAATAAAATTAAATTTTAAAAAATCACTTTTTTTGGAATTAAATTGTGAAATGATGACAAAACTATGTATTTAATCCTGATTGGCTAACAATTTGTTAATATTAGAAAACTACTTAAGTTTATAATTAGAATATTATCTTTATTTATTGAGTGCATTACCTGAATAAAAATCTATGATAACACAACCGTTTATCGACAAAATTACCGCTTCTTATAGCCCTAAAGGGCCATTTATACAATTAGGATCAGGTATCCTAAATGGAGAGGTTGTTACCGCTGCCAAAGTAAATTTGGCGCTAAAGATGATGAACCGCCACGGTTTGATCGCTGGTGCAACCGGAACCGGTAAAACCCGAACGCTACAACTCATGGCCGAACAGCTTTCGGATGCTGGTGTTCCTGTTTTAATGCTCGACGTCAAAGGCGATCTCTCGGGATTAGCAGAACCGGGAAAAACAAACGACGCATTGATCGAGCGCGGAAACGCCGTGGGTATTCCTTTCGAGCCTTCCAGTTTTCCTATCGAATTATTTTCACTAAGCGGTAAGCTTGGTGCCCCAATGCGTGTCACGGTAGAAGACTTTGGTCCTGTGCTTTTGTCCAGAATCCTGGACTTGAATGATACACAGTCCGGCGTATTGAGTGCGATCTTCAAGTATGCCGACGATAATCAGTTGCCGATTGTAGACTTTCAAGATTTAAAGAAACTGCTGAGCTACCTATCTGAGGGCCCGGGTGCGGAGGAAATCAAAGCCGATTACGGAAAGATCAGTTCGGCATCGGCGAGTACTATTCTTCGGAAGATCGTCGCTATCGAGCAGCAGGGTTTAGAACATATCTTCGGCGAAAAAGAGTTCGATATCAATGATCTATTTGGTAAAGTTGATGGAAAAGGCGTTATCACACTGCTGAATATTTCCGATATACAAGATCAGCCCTTGTTGTTCTCTACTTTCCTGCTTAGTTTGCTAGCACAGCTTTTTAAACATCTACCAGAGGTCGGGGATCTCGATAAACCCAAATTAGTATTCTTCTTCGACGAAGCCCATTTACTATTTAACGACGCCTCTAAGGCTTTCTTAACACAGATTGAACAGATCGTCCGGTTGATCCGATCGAAGGGCATAGGCGTGTTCTTTTGTACTCAGGCAGCGACGGATATCCCCGAGAGTGTATTAGGACAATTAGGAAATCGCGTACAACATGCTTTGCGTGCCTTTACTCCGAATGATGCAGAGAATCTTCGCAAGACGGTAAAAACCTATCCAAGATCTGATTTTTATGAGATCGATAAAATATTGACCTCCTTAGGTACGGGTCAAGCCCTAGTTACGGTATTGAACGATAAGGGTATCCCTACAGAAGTAGTAGCAACCCATCTCGTACCTGCACGAGCAGTAATGGGGCCGTGCAGCTCGCAATTGTACACAGAACTTGTCAGCGGTTCAGATTATGCAAGTAAATATCAGGAGCGCGTAGAGCGACGTACAGCAGCAGAGATTATAGATGAGCGTATGGCGCAGTTCGAACAGCAACAGGCGACGGAAGCTGCGCGCAAAGAGCAGGAGAAAGCCAGCAAGTCTAGATCGTCTTCCAGCTCCAGAAGGCAGACCCCGCTAGAGGCGGCACAAAACCAAGCATCCCGCACCTTAGCACGCGAGGGCTCCAAGCTATTAGGGAAGATAGCAACGGGAATCCTAAACGCGATCTTCAAAAAGAAATAGATAAAATACTATATTTGCAACGCTATTAAAATACTAAACATAAAATAAGATAATTATGGGAAAACCTACTTTGGTAGTTCTGGCAGCAGGAATGGCTAGCCGCTATGGTTCATTAAAGCAAGTAGACGGATTCGGACCACACGGCGAAACGATTATTGATTACTCCATTTATGATGCTATTAGAGCCGGTTTTGGAAAAGTAGTATTTATTATTCGCGAAGAATTCGAGCAGGTAATGCGCGAGAAATTCGACAAGAAACTAAATGGCAAGATCGAGGTAGATTATGCCTTCCAAGATTTCAACTTAAAGAAATTCGGTGTTGACCGTGAAATTGAACGCACAAAACCTTGGGGAACTGCCCATGCGGTAATGAGCGCTAAAGATAAAGTAGATGGTCCATTCTGTGTAATCAACGCAGATGACTTCTATGGCTACGATGCCTTCAAAAAGATGGCAGATTTCCTGACCAACGATGTCAATGATACCCACATGTCTTTGATGGGCTTTGAATTAGGCAATACGATGTCAGACTACGGCTATGTATCTAGAGGTGTTTGTGAGGTAAATGCTGAAGGACATATGGATTCTGTTACAGAACGTGTTAATATTTTCTATAAAACTGACGATGCGGGCAACAAGAAAATCGTATTTGAAGAAAACGGTGTAGAAACTGAATTGCCTGCTGATACGCGTGTTTCGATGAACTTCTGGGGCTTTACTCCAAAAGTATTTGATATCGCGTTATCCCTATTCCCTAAGTTTGTTGAAGAGAATGGCGATAATCCTAAATCAGAATTCTTTATCCCTACCATTCCAGATTACATGGTGAAAGAAGGATTAGCAGATTACCGCGTCATCCCAACTTCTTCAAAATGGTTCGGAGTAACATACATGGAAGATAAACCAATCGTTCAAGAAAGCATCTCTAAATTGGTTGCTGACGGTGTTTATCCTGAAAAACTATTCTAAGAAATCTTGGATATATCAATATTCAATGGCAGGTTCAAAAACCTGCCATTGTTTTTTCTGAAAGTCTCTGTTTTCAAAGGCCATTAAGAATTCGCATCCCTATTGCTGTTTCAACCGAAATATGAAAGTTTTCACAGACCATCAACAACTTTCCTCCCGATTCATGATTCACTGGAATCATGGATATTTTTTTTACATCAATTTCCCGATATTAGCAGCATATCCATCGAACTATGAAGCGATTTATGCTAACTATCCTTTATATCCTACTTGGTCTAATTGTATTCGCGGGGCTCTATTTCGGAGCCGATGCAATCCTATCCCGTATTCCATCGCCCAAGTCACAAAGCATATCGCTTCCGCTCGAAATTGAAGCCTATGTGCTTTCCAATGGCGTGCATACCGATATCGTATTGCCCATTAAAAACGATCTCCAAGACTGGACTAGCGTATTTCCAATAGAAAATACCAAGGGTAAAAATCCCAATCAACCCTACGTATCCATAGGCTGGGGCGATAAAGGCTTCTACCTCAATACCCCCGAATGGAAAGACCTAACCCTTAAAACAGCCCTCATCGCCGGAATCGGTATAGGTGAAACCGCATTGCATATCACCTACTATAACCAAATGGTTGAAAACGATCTTTGCCACAAAGTAACCATCGATCGCTCCCAATACAAAGCCCTGCGCGACTACATCCTCGCGGCCCTAGACACAGACGCCGACGGAAAACCAATCCTCATCCAAACAAACGCCCAATACGGCCAAGACGACGCCTTCTACGAAGCCAAAGGTGCCTACAACCTATTCTTCTCCTGCAACACCTGGACCAACAAAGCCCTCAAAAAAGCCAACATGCCAAGCGGCATCTGGACGGTATTTGATAAAGGAGTTTTGAGACATTACGAAAAGTAGATTTTAGACATTAGATATAAGACATCAGATGTTAGGCAGAAAGAAGTCTAACATCTGATGTCTTATGTCTAATGTCTCATAAATAAAAAAGGCTCGATTCAACTGAATCGAGCCTTTTTTATTTTATGAATTGTTTTTTTATTTCACTTCTTCAAAATCTACATCTTGCACATCATCTGCGCCGCCTTGGTTTCCGCCGTTGTTGGCTTGTTGTCCGGCATTGCCTTGCGCTTGCTCTTGGCCTGCGCCTTGTTGAGATGCTGCGTACATCTCTTCAGATGCAGCGTTCCAAGCGTTTTGTAACTCAGTAGATGCAGTATCGATGTCTTCAAAGTTTTTAGCAGCATGAGCAGCTTTCAATTTCTCTAAGCCTGCTTCGATAGGTGCTTTTTTGTCTGCTGAGATCTTGTCGCCGTATTCTTTCAATTGTTTTTCGGTAGAGAAGACCAATGCATCAGCAGAGTTCAACTTATCAACTTCTTCTTTTACTTTTTTATCCGCTTCAGCGTTAGCTTCTGCTTCTTGTTTCATACGTTTTACTTCCTCGTCTGATAGACCTGATGAAGCTTCGATACGAATGTTTTGCTCTTTACCTGTAGCTTTATCGATCGCTGATACTTTGATGATACCGTTGGCATCGATATC
The DNA window shown above is from Sphingobacterium hotanense and carries:
- a CDS encoding carbonic anhydrase; translation: MENKVLETGFNNIKEGNKEWVEFVKNDETGRFQQLAKGQSPEVLWIGCADSRVPANELTGKKPGEVFVHRNIANMCVHSDMSMLSVLDYAVNVLKVKHVIVAGHYGCGGVAASLSSTQYGIIDNWLCHIKDVYRLHAEEIDAIEDKEQKADRLVELNVKEQVFNLCSTSIIQNAWKERDDLAVHGMVINIGTGELIDQGCTYTGTDKLGNVFAFK
- a CDS encoding SulP family inorganic anion transporter, which gives rise to MLGTRLSAFLKLSKRDLKYDFPASIVVFLVALPLCLGIAMASGAPLFAGVLTGIIGGIVVASISGSALSVSGPAAGLTVIVLGAITQLGAYQTFLLAVMLAGVIQLVLGVIKAGMIGNYFPSSVILGMLAAIGITIILKQIPLAFGMTETHAFEVEDGGGIAAFTNTIFSSVNWGATIICLLSLAVLIFWPNIKKLNKIPAPLIVVILGVGLGFAFQGTSFALNPDHFVSIPVVSSFAEFKGLFIFPDFTQIVNQEVWVVAFTIAIIASLETLLSIEAVDKIDPFKRNSPTNRELVAQGIGNMTSGLLGGLPMTSVIVRSSANANSGGRTRQSAILHGLWLLVALLAIPSIINLIPLAGLAAILLHTGFKLAKPALFKQIYKKGLDQFIPFFVTVAAVVFTDLLTGVGIGIVVATFYILKANMTNAYQFNIVQKEDTDTAVLTLAEEVTFLNKAPIQQKLYNLPKGVKSVVIDGQKSKFIDKDVIDVIKDFEQNALSKGLEIELNDVNYKKKSFNGNFRLKKQKLQKVV
- a CDS encoding helicase HerA-like domain-containing protein, yielding MITQPFIDKITASYSPKGPFIQLGSGILNGEVVTAAKVNLALKMMNRHGLIAGATGTGKTRTLQLMAEQLSDAGVPVLMLDVKGDLSGLAEPGKTNDALIERGNAVGIPFEPSSFPIELFSLSGKLGAPMRVTVEDFGPVLLSRILDLNDTQSGVLSAIFKYADDNQLPIVDFQDLKKLLSYLSEGPGAEEIKADYGKISSASASTILRKIVAIEQQGLEHIFGEKEFDINDLFGKVDGKGVITLLNISDIQDQPLLFSTFLLSLLAQLFKHLPEVGDLDKPKLVFFFDEAHLLFNDASKAFLTQIEQIVRLIRSKGIGVFFCTQAATDIPESVLGQLGNRVQHALRAFTPNDAENLRKTVKTYPRSDFYEIDKILTSLGTGQALVTVLNDKGIPTEVVATHLVPARAVMGPCSSQLYTELVSGSDYASKYQERVERRTAAEIIDERMAQFEQQQATEAARKEQEKASKSRSSSSSRRQTPLEAAQNQASRTLAREGSKLLGKIATGILNAIFKKK
- a CDS encoding sugar phosphate nucleotidyltransferase, giving the protein MGKPTLVVLAAGMASRYGSLKQVDGFGPHGETIIDYSIYDAIRAGFGKVVFIIREEFEQVMREKFDKKLNGKIEVDYAFQDFNLKKFGVDREIERTKPWGTAHAVMSAKDKVDGPFCVINADDFYGYDAFKKMADFLTNDVNDTHMSLMGFELGNTMSDYGYVSRGVCEVNAEGHMDSVTERVNIFYKTDDAGNKKIVFEENGVETELPADTRVSMNFWGFTPKVFDIALSLFPKFVEENGDNPKSEFFIPTIPDYMVKEGLADYRVIPTSSKWFGVTYMEDKPIVQESISKLVADGVYPEKLF
- a CDS encoding TIGR02117 family protein, whose translation is MKRFMLTILYILLGLIVFAGLYFGADAILSRIPSPKSQSISLPLEIEAYVLSNGVHTDIVLPIKNDLQDWTSVFPIENTKGKNPNQPYVSIGWGDKGFYLNTPEWKDLTLKTALIAGIGIGETALHITYYNQMVENDLCHKVTIDRSQYKALRDYILAALDTDADGKPILIQTNAQYGQDDAFYEAKGAYNLFFSCNTWTNKALKKANMPSGIWTVFDKGVLRHYEK